TGTCGAATTCCGGGCCGCGGTAGCTCATGGAGACCTTGGCCCCCGCCCGCCAGCAGCGCAGGGCCGCTTCCAAGGCTGAGTTCCGCCCGCCGACGATGAGCAGCCGCTGCTGGAAGTACTGGTGGGGGTCATTGAAGAGATGGGTCACATGGGGCAGATCCTCCCCGGGCACGGCAAGCTCGTTGGGGAGGGACATATCCCCCTGGGCGAGGATGACGTACCGGGCCTGGTATACGTCCTGGCCCCGGCGGCTCTGGGTGGTTACCCGGAAGCCCGGCTTCAACTGCTCCAGACGGGTCACCTGCTGGTAGGTGTGGATCCGCAGGCCCAGGGTCTCCACCACCGCACGCATGTACGCCAGGTACTCTTCCCCGGTTATCATTCCCTGGCTGGCGGTCTGAATCGGAATGCCGGACAGGGCTACCCATTCCGGGGAGCTGAAAAACTGGGTGTTCCGGGGCCAGGCCATGAGGGTCTGGCCGATCTGCCCCGCCTCCAAGTGGATGTAGTCCACCCCGGCGCGATGAAGCACCCCCGCCACCTCGATTCCTACCGGACCTGCACCAATGAGTATTACTTCCGCATCGTATGAAACCATGGTACTGTTCTACCATGTTTGAATTAAAACTAAAACTCTCCAAGGGCCGGGACGGCAACCTTCATCTGCACTTTCCCCTGCTCTTCCGCCTGACCCTCTACGTTCTTGCGGGTCTGCTCATCTCCGCCATGATCCTAAACCGCCGGCTTGAGGTGTTGCCGGTGATTCTCACGGCCGTAAGTCTCTTAGGCGGTCTGTACACCGAACACTGGACCTTCAACCCCCAACAGGGCGAGATCATCCATCGCTACGGCATCGCCCCCCTGACCAGAAAAGTCCGCTTCTCCCTCTCGGAGATCGAAAATTTTACCCTGCACCGCTTCTACAAGGGTCGCATGGCCCTGCCCGTTCCTCCGGGTGGATCAGCCGGCGGCCCGGGTTCCGACCACCCACGCCGCACACCCGCCGGTCCGGACTCGCCGTCAGCGCCGGGCTCTTCAGCCCCCAACATCCCCGGCGGTCCGGATGGTGTAATCAATTCCGGCCTGGGCATTCCCGAACAGGACCCCAGACCCCGGGGCCTCTGGGGCCGGATGGTCCAAAAGACCATCTACAGCCTTTCCTTCGAGCACATTCACCAAGGCCGGGTCGTCATAGAAAGCCAGAGTAATAAACAAATGGAACAATGGGCCTGGTCCATCAGCCGGCATTGCCGACTGCCCCTGGGCTTTGATGATCAGCGGGGCTCCGAGGACCGGGCATAGACCGGGGTGTACGGGCTCCCGATTGTTTTCGTTTTGTAGTGCGCAAAAGGTTGTAAACGACACCAGATATAGCGGCGCGTTCCGGATGCATTATTGCAACAATCACCACTACACCATCCCGGATTTCCATATACCACCCGAAACTTAAATCGATTGGTCAACGCTATCCGAATGCCTGCTGATACCTCTTGGAATGCATAGGGGTTTTCCTGCAGAATCGGAAATACTTGCGTTAGTCGGCCTTAAATCGTTGTTCAAGTCCTGGCTCCAGAGCCCGGTACCAGTTAATCGCCTCGGCAATATCTTGGTCGGTTTCCTCAAGAAATACAATGCGATATGCCATGGTTCCTACAGTCCATGGCGCTGTTTCATTTGTTCCAGGCTGATTCCCGTCTCCGGATGATTTTGGAAGTGTTCCAGTCGAGATCGGATCATCTGCCGTTCCGCTTTGCTTAAGGAGATGTATTCTTCGGCAAAATGTTCTTGCAGGACCTCCAAAACTGCATGCTTTTCGTTTTCAGATAGCTGTTCTACTTCTTGGAGTATCGATTCCAGACTCATATTCCCCCCTTCTTCACCGAACGAGTTCCTTGTAAATCAAGTATACCTACTATTGCTTTTCGATTCATCCGTCTTTCCTCGGTGCACCCTTCCGATTCCGGTCATATCG
The nucleotide sequence above comes from Spirochaeta lutea. Encoded proteins:
- a CDS encoding NAD(P)-binding domain-containing protein, which codes for MVSYDAEVILIGAGPVGIEVAGVLHRAGVDYIHLEAGQIGQTLMAWPRNTQFFSSPEWVALSGIPIQTASQGMITGEEYLAYMRAVVETLGLRIHTYQQVTRLEQLKPGFRVTTQSRRGQDVYQARYVILAQGDMSLPNELAVPGEDLPHVTHLFNDPHQYFQQRLLIVGGRNSALEAALRCWRAGAKVSMSYRGPEFDKNTVISRLHLEIQLLILSGQIQFYPQTQVKEITPEYTVLKDLQGDSTAVRQVASDFVYLATGFKPDQSLFTQAGCTFQPPNNAPSLNPETMETSVPGLYAAGTATAGNQNRYRVYIATCHNHGTKILRAIRPDLARTYGYELDNWVGNTPSRDYPVHPEELE